One Verrucomicrobiia bacterium genomic window, AAGTGATGCGCTTCTGGTCATACATTTCAACCCTTGGAAGAGGATTAGCGAAAAACTCAGTCGTAACACAACATTTGCTTTTTCCTCCGGTTTCCGCTTCCGTATGCCCAGTGAAACTGACTTTCAAACCACTCGAACTCCAATTGGCCCATACCTGGGCCATCGCCCGCACCCAGGCCACCAAAGCCGCCAAAGTCGTTATCGTGGAACTGACCGGCGCTGACGGCACCAGCGGCCTGGGCGAAGCCGCCCCCAGCGCGCGTTACAAAGAATCCGTCACCACCGTTGAAAGCTTCCTCAAACGGGTGGACCCGCGCGGCCTTTCTTTCAACGACATCGACGGAAGCATGACCTATCTCGACACCCTTTCCCGGCACGATATGGCCGCCAAATGCGCCCTCAACATCGCCTTGCTCGACGGCGCGGCAAAACGTGCCAGGCAGCCTGTTTATGATTTCCTCGGACTCGGCTTCCGCGAAGGGCGCCATGTTACCTCGTTTACCATTGGCATCGACAAACCGGAAGTCATCCGCCAAAAGGTCGTCGAGGCCGACCGCTACCCCATCCTCAAAATGAAGCTCGGTGTCCCCGGCGACAAAGCCAATCTCCAGGCCCTGCGCGAGGTCGCCCCCCAAAAAACTATCCGCGTTGACGGCAACGAAGGCTGGAAAACCAAGGAGCAAGCCCTGGAAAACATTCAATGGCTGGCCCAGGACGGCCGCATCCAGTTTGTCGAGCAGCCGATGCCCGCCAGCATCCCGGCCAAAGACTGGGCCTGGCTTAAGGAACGGTCCCCTCTGCCCATCTTTGGCGATGAATCGTATCATTTAGCCGATGATATCGAGGAGGCGGCCAAATGTTTTCATGGCGTCAACGTGAAACTGGTCAAGACCGGTGGTATCAGCGCCGGTCTTGCTGCTCTCCAAGCCGCGCGCAAAGCCGGGCTCAAGACGATGATCGGTTGCATGATCGAAACGAGCATCCTCATCAGCGCCGCCGCACATTTGGCTGAACTGTGCGACTATTTGGACCTCGATGGCAATATCCTGATTACCAACGATCCCTACGCCGGCGTAACTTCCGAAAAGGCCGCCCTGTCCTTCGCAGAGGCGGCTGAGAAGCTCGGCCTGCGCGTCAGCGCCAGGAACCATTGAGAGGACAGAATCATGGGGAGAGAAGAAAAACCAGAAAGCGGAGAACAGAAAAATAGGCTCTCGTACTTTTGGTTTCGCACTGCATCCAGCCGAGTACCTCGGTGGTGGTCGAGGCCCGCCAGGCTCTTCACGCGATAGAAGGAGCTCAGCCCGGCGGTTGCGGAGTTACACTCAAGGATTTTGCTCAAGGCAATCCGGCTCGGTAATACCGGAATGGGAAATTGGTCCATCCCGGATCGGACATTTAGCCGCCGCCTCTTGCCTTCCTTTGTCGGAAACTTTGTCGGAAACTTTGTCAAGTGGCTTCTTTTCAATGAAAAATGCAAAATTAGCCAAATTTTGGGGTTTTCACCCCATTGTCCGAAACAGAGGCTCGATTAGCTTACCAGCGGTTCCTTGTAATGGTGGTTAGTTAGGTTCAGGCGGCTCTGAGTGGGGCCGCCTTTTTCATTGCGCCATTGCTCTCCTCTTTCTTACATTTCTTTCACCGTGTGTATGGGTGCGCCTTGTTGGTGCGCTCTTTTGGCTTGGCGCGCTTTTGGAAAATGCACCCGGTCGCATCATCCTCGCCCTCGTTCTGCTGATCTTCAGTATTTTAGGCGTACCCTTTGGGATTGAACAGGAGAATGCAACGGGGGGATGGGAGACGGACAAGGCGAATTTTGACAGGCGGGAGGCGCTCAGGCTTGTGCGCCGTGTCGTTGCTGCCCGGCTTTTATTGACAAAACCCCCGCTTGCCACAATCTTCTCCACCGTTCGGTTGCCTCAATCGGTTGCCTCGGTAGCTCAATTGGCAGAGCAGTTGACTCTTAATCAATTGGTTCTAGGTTCAAGTCCTAGCCGGGGCACCACTTCATAATCAATCACTTACACAAAATAAAATTAATATCCGATTTATTATACTCTGACAAATCCTTGACAAGTGGCGGGAATTCTGGTCCGGTCACGCCATGAAAGAAAAGCAGGGCGGCTACACGGAAATCGGGGAACTCGAAGTAAGGCTACGTCCTCCAATTCTCCCATGCCCAACCTTGCTGTCTAAAGTTGTATAAGAGTTGTGAGGTGTACGACCCAACTTCTTCCGTTGAAAGACCGCTATCTGCGGCAAATTGACGCAAATCCCCCTCAAGTTTCTCAAACAACCGATTTTTCAGGGGGTACCCGCCCTTATAATCGGCTTCAAGAGGAAGGCGATCGCATTCGTCAAGAGGTTTCCAACGACGCACTACCGCAAGTCCGTATTGAAGCAGTTTATCGGACCGCAACGTTTCCGCTGACTTGGTAAAGAAATCCATCGCATGATTTCGTACATCCCCGGAAATCTCGTTTAAAACTAAGTGTAGTTCGCTCATTGAATTTCCGTATGTATACCAGTTCAGTTCTACTTCAATAGCACGTCGTCCAAATTTCAGGTTTGAAAGGCCGGTGTTCCTTCCGATAGGAGAACCTCCCGCTCCATTCCAGCACGGGTCATAAGTTGTAGCAACTTCAACAGCCAAAGCACCGGCTTTTCCGTCCCGTTGAAAGAAAATACAATCGTACAATCCGTCTTCGTGGACCCGGCGAAAGTTGTAGAAAACAGATTTTGCCCAAGCGAACCTAAAGCCCGGATGGTTTGATTCCATGTGAGAAACAACGTCTTTCTTGATCTGCATGGCAAGGCACGCTTGTCCGCATTGTTCAGGCGTCCACAAACACCACGGCGAGCGTAAAGAAGGTGCGGTTGAACGTCAATCGGAGTCAGAACTCCTGACAAACCTGACAAGCGAAGCCGTGCATATAAAAAATCCGCACCCTGTATAAAAACCTTGCCCCTTGGCAACGGCTCTCACGTTAAAAAAATGAAAGTGCATCCTGACCGCATAAGCACGGGATGAAATGCACTCCGATAAAATAACGTCTCGGGACTGGCACGATTAGTGCGTCTATAAAAAACCGACTCTTAATCAATTGGTTCTAGGTTCAAGTCCTAGCCGGGGCACCACTTCTTCTTCCCGTCTGGCAAGCACTTCCGCGATTCGAATCAAACGCCGGGAAAATCGAAAAAGCGTGCTTGGCCAATTCTTGGCCAATTTTCAGGTGATCGCGTTCTCTAAGCGCAATGCGGTGGCTCAGTGAGGATTGAGGTAGCGATGCAGTTCGCTCCGGGAGATCAGGATCCGGCGAAGTCCGGGCAGTTTTCGAAGCACCTTCCGGCGCACGAGTCGTCGCACCGTTTCTGCGCGCACGCCGAGCTCGGCAATGCTTTTCCCGAATTACCTTTCCAACACCCCCGCCGGCTGGCATTTTCTGTCACGTTGAAAATTATGGTTTTATCCCGATATTTTTCTCTCTGCGCAGCGGCCCTGGCTACGGCTGGGCTTATTCTAAACGGTTCGGCGGCCACAACGAACCGCAACCACTTCGGCTTTACCGGTCCGGAAATTTTTCCCATCGACAACCAGATTTCCCAGTTGCACGTGGCCGACCTGGACGGCGACGGCCTCAATGATCTCATTGTGGTCAATAACGCCCGCTCGAAGATTAACCTGCTCTACAATCAAACCGCCAAAACCAACCGGGTCCGCAATCCCTATGCCTCGCCTCGACGCGAGATCAACCAATTGCCGCCCGATGCCCGGTTCCGGATTGAATCCATCGCCTCTGAAAAGCGGATTTCCTGCCTGGTCGTGGCGGACCTTAATGGCGATGGCCGCCCAGACATCGCCTATTACGGCGACCCAAAAGAGTTGGTCGTCCTGTACAACCAGGGCGCCAACGGCTGGAGCATCCCCAAACGCTGGCCTATTGACGACGGCCAACTCTCCCCCAATGCCCTTTGCACGGGCGACCTGAATGGCGACGGGCGCACTGACCTGGTTCTCCTGGCTGAGGATTACGTCTATTTTCTTCCTCAACAGGCCGACCATACGCTGGGTGAACCGCAAAAAATCCCGCTCTCTTCACCTGCGAAATCCATCCAGCTCGTCGATATCAATGGCGATGGGCGCAGCGACTTGCTCCTGGTCAATTGGGAGGACAAAAACCCCTTCCGCTTTCGCCTCCAAAAACCCGATGGCCAGCTCGGCCCGGAGTTGTACTTTTCAGCCGCTCCCATCCGCTCCTATTGGGCCGATAACCTCGAACCGCGCGGCAAAACCG contains:
- a CDS encoding dipeptide epimerase, whose product is MKLTFKPLELQLAHTWAIARTQATKAAKVVIVELTGADGTSGLGEAAPSARYKESVTTVESFLKRVDPRGLSFNDIDGSMTYLDTLSRHDMAAKCALNIALLDGAAKRARQPVYDFLGLGFREGRHVTSFTIGIDKPEVIRQKVVEADRYPILKMKLGVPGDKANLQALREVAPQKTIRVDGNEGWKTKEQALENIQWLAQDGRIQFVEQPMPASIPAKDWAWLKERSPLPIFGDESYHLADDIEEAAKCFHGVNVKLVKTGGISAGLAALQAARKAGLKTMIGCMIETSILISAAAHLAELCDYLDLDGNILITNDPYAGVTSEKAALSFAEAAEKLGLRVSARNH